From Neobacillus sp. PS2-9, the proteins below share one genomic window:
- a CDS encoding flavin reductase family protein: protein MEISPETLEWKEAYKLLVGSILPRPIAFVSTIDANGIANAAPFSFFTAICADPMLICFSPMRKGTDGAKKDTLVNIESTGQFVINIVSESMAAQMNDCAIEFASSVDEIEEVNLTKEQSIKVKVPRIKESLVHLECELYQVLHFGDKPGAGSLVIGKVIHVHVNDELYDKGRIDTSKLQPIGRMAGNTFTNPLAKIFDMTRK from the coding sequence TTGGAAATCTCACCAGAAACACTTGAATGGAAAGAAGCCTATAAACTTTTAGTCGGATCGATTTTGCCACGTCCTATTGCTTTTGTATCAACAATAGATGCAAATGGCATCGCAAATGCAGCACCCTTCAGTTTTTTCACCGCTATTTGCGCGGACCCCATGCTCATTTGTTTTTCCCCAATGAGGAAGGGAACGGATGGAGCGAAGAAAGATACGTTAGTTAATATTGAAAGTACAGGTCAATTTGTGATTAATATTGTCAGTGAAAGTATGGCTGCACAAATGAACGATTGTGCCATTGAGTTTGCTTCTTCTGTGGATGAAATAGAGGAAGTGAATCTAACAAAGGAACAAAGTATTAAAGTAAAAGTACCGCGAATCAAAGAATCACTCGTTCACTTAGAATGTGAACTCTATCAAGTATTGCATTTTGGTGACAAGCCCGGTGCAGGCAGTCTTGTGATTGGTAAAGTAATACATGTCCATGTAAACGATGAGCTTTATGATAAAGGGAGAATTGATACATCTAAATTACAGCCGATAGGCCGAATGGCTGGTAACACCTTTACTAACCCATTGGCAAAAATATTTGATATGACTCGAAAATAG
- a CDS encoding ABC transporter ATP-binding protein, which translates to MLHLSQIHKIFNEGTPDEKIAIDHINLTLEPGDFVTVIGSNGAGKSTLMNIISGVLFPDIGEVHIGGKNVTHMSEFNRSKMIGRVFQDPMAGTAPSMTIEENLAMAYSRNKTRTLRWGVTKKRREYFRDVLESLHLGLENRLNAKVGLLSGGERQALSLLMATFTEPSILLLDEHTAALDPSRAELITALTKEIVDKYKLTTLMVTHNMQQAIDLGNRLIMMDKGQVILEVNEENKKHLTINSLLSEFKRIRGSQMASDRAILS; encoded by the coding sequence ATGCTGCACTTAAGTCAGATTCATAAAATCTTTAATGAGGGAACACCAGATGAGAAAATTGCCATTGATCATATTAACCTTACTCTTGAACCAGGGGATTTCGTCACAGTGATTGGTAGTAATGGGGCAGGTAAGTCAACACTAATGAATATTATCTCGGGTGTACTATTTCCGGATATCGGGGAAGTTCATATTGGTGGTAAAAATGTGACACATATGTCTGAATTCAATCGTTCAAAAATGATTGGCCGTGTCTTTCAGGACCCTATGGCTGGAACAGCTCCTAGTATGACCATTGAAGAAAACTTGGCAATGGCTTATTCAAGAAATAAAACGAGAACGCTCAGGTGGGGCGTAACCAAAAAAAGACGTGAATATTTTCGTGACGTTCTGGAATCTTTGCACCTAGGGTTAGAAAATCGTCTCAATGCAAAGGTTGGTTTATTGTCGGGTGGGGAACGGCAGGCTCTATCCTTATTGATGGCTACATTTACAGAGCCTTCAATCCTGTTATTAGATGAACATACTGCAGCTCTTGACCCATCGAGGGCAGAGCTTATAACCGCACTGACAAAGGAAATTGTTGATAAATACAAATTGACTACACTTATGGTCACACATAATATGCAGCAAGCTATTGACCTGGGGAACCGTTTAATCATGATGGATAAAGGTCAAGTGATTCTTGAGGTCAACGAAGAAAATAAGAAGCATCTTACAATCAACAGCTTATTAAGTGAGTTTAAGAGAATTCGTGGGTCACAAATGGCAAGCGATCGGGCCATTCTGTCATAG
- a CDS encoding cytochrome c oxidase subunit II — MYQSIAWYATLFFVFLLALAFSFVYGESRKFKEYGPIQEKGYKIRKFYFLGLLAVMGFASAISLSKLPYHDQHAHAEANGKVVDVTGMQFSWILSNEDFVVGEPIQFRVTSKDVTHGFGLYDRDLKLIAQTQAMPDYTNTVSITFEKPGTYKILCLEYCSTGHHVMMKDIIVKPKGGK, encoded by the coding sequence ATGTACCAATCTATTGCGTGGTACGCTACATTATTTTTCGTATTCCTCTTAGCACTTGCATTTTCTTTTGTGTACGGGGAATCGAGAAAATTTAAAGAGTATGGACCAATTCAAGAAAAAGGCTACAAGATTCGTAAATTCTATTTTCTTGGGTTACTAGCTGTAATGGGTTTTGCTTCAGCGATATCACTAAGCAAACTTCCTTACCATGACCAGCATGCACATGCTGAAGCAAATGGTAAAGTTGTTGATGTGACAGGAATGCAGTTTAGCTGGATTTTAAGCAATGAGGACTTTGTAGTTGGAGAACCTATACAGTTTCGTGTGACTAGTAAAGATGTAACACATGGTTTTGGACTTTATGATAGAGACCTTAAGCTAATCGCACAAACACAGGCTATGCCAGATTATACCAATACTGTTTCGATTACATTTGAAAAGCCAGGAACATATAAAATTCTATGCTTAGAGTATTGCAGTACGGGTCATCATGTAATGATGAAGGATATCATTGTTAAACCGAAAGGAGGTAAATAA
- a CDS encoding CoA pyrophosphatase: MELERIIKKLKSHTPTILGSEKFSKYAVMLPLVQKEDEIHVLFEVRSLELRRQPGEICFPGGRIDLQDIDEKGAALRETVEELGISRSEITNIFPLDYMISPFGMIVYPFVGLITNPENIHPNPSEVGEVFTVPISFFIHHSPSIYHINFKAEPEENFPYELIAGGENYNWRTRDLEEYFYLYHDKVIWGLTARILSHFIEMVR; the protein is encoded by the coding sequence ATGGAGCTTGAAAGAATTATAAAGAAACTAAAGAGTCATACTCCAACTATTTTAGGCAGTGAGAAGTTTTCGAAATATGCTGTTATGCTGCCGCTCGTACAAAAAGAAGATGAAATTCATGTGTTATTTGAAGTGCGGTCGCTTGAATTAAGAAGGCAGCCAGGGGAAATATGTTTTCCAGGAGGAAGGATTGATTTACAGGATATTGATGAAAAGGGGGCAGCCCTTCGAGAGACGGTTGAAGAACTAGGAATTAGTCGTTCAGAAATCACAAACATTTTTCCGCTAGATTATATGATCTCCCCTTTTGGAATGATTGTTTATCCGTTTGTCGGATTAATTACTAATCCTGAAAACATTCACCCAAATCCGTCAGAAGTAGGGGAGGTCTTTACAGTCCCAATTTCTTTTTTTATTCATCATTCTCCATCTATTTACCACATTAACTTTAAAGCAGAGCCTGAAGAGAATTTTCCTTATGAGCTAATAGCGGGTGGAGAGAACTATAATTGGCGGACAAGAGACCTAGAAGAATATTTTTATCTTTATCATGATAAAGTGATTTGGGGGCTAACTGCCAGAATCCTCTCCCATTTTATTGAAATGGTTCGCTAG
- a CDS encoding cbb3-type cytochrome c oxidase subunit I: MENSSRNYIKKGVSLSLLVTSVVLVLMMSFGVMMLLNQGNVFKISPQLFYKIMTVHGTGMVGIAALGGSAIMWYFLSKYIHLNHKVFFTNLILSLIGVVMILTAIFVFNFSDGWTFLYPLPSFSAKINGTTGALLFLFGLLILGVGYLVMYFYLAARLIKEFGGLGKSLGWDYIFREKKGYGPPAAVVATTMVIIANSTGILAGATALVESILNILNPNLTFDPMLAKHLTYAFGHIFANCTIYMAVIAVYEILSEYTGRPWKSNKAFLIAWNFSTLFTLMIYTHHLLMDFAVPKWMLIIGQIFSYANGLPVMVVTAYGALMIIFRSAVKWDFASSMMFLAMFGWVAGAVPAIIDATIVVNHVMHNTKWVPGHFHTYMGMGVVAMIFGFMYYFNKTEGTQKQTGLDKFAISIYFLFFTGIAGSFLYAGKISAPRRWAEHLPEWTGSDQVGALCGIFVIVASIIFTIRFFNGLKTVGKQTDIKISKAAS, encoded by the coding sequence ATGGAGAATTCGTCTAGAAACTACATAAAAAAAGGCGTGTCGTTATCCTTACTTGTTACCTCTGTCGTACTGGTACTTATGATGTCTTTTGGCGTCATGATGTTATTAAATCAAGGAAATGTATTTAAAATCTCACCACAATTATTTTATAAAATTATGACCGTACACGGAACAGGAATGGTTGGTATTGCAGCTTTAGGTGGAAGCGCAATCATGTGGTATTTTTTATCAAAGTATATTCACTTAAATCATAAGGTGTTTTTTACAAACCTCATCTTATCTTTGATCGGTGTCGTAATGATTCTTACAGCCATTTTTGTCTTTAATTTTTCAGATGGTTGGACCTTTCTTTACCCACTTCCATCCTTTTCAGCGAAGATTAATGGAACAACTGGTGCATTACTATTTCTTTTTGGTCTTCTCATTTTAGGTGTTGGATATTTGGTCATGTATTTTTACTTAGCCGCTAGACTCATAAAAGAATTCGGAGGTTTAGGTAAATCACTTGGTTGGGATTATATTTTCAGAGAAAAAAAAGGATACGGGCCACCTGCTGCAGTGGTTGCGACAACAATGGTTATTATCGCCAATTCTACAGGCATTCTTGCAGGAGCTACTGCATTGGTAGAATCAATCTTAAATATTTTAAATCCTAATTTGACCTTTGATCCGATGTTAGCAAAGCATCTAACCTATGCATTCGGTCATATTTTTGCCAATTGCACAATCTATATGGCGGTTATTGCGGTCTATGAAATTTTATCAGAATATACAGGACGTCCGTGGAAATCAAATAAAGCCTTTTTGATTGCATGGAACTTCTCAACGTTATTCACGTTAATGATTTATACTCATCATTTATTAATGGACTTTGCAGTACCAAAGTGGATGTTGATCATCGGTCAAATTTTTTCATATGCAAATGGGTTACCGGTAATGGTTGTTACCGCATACGGCGCATTAATGATCATATTTCGTTCTGCGGTTAAATGGGATTTTGCATCAAGTATGATGTTTTTAGCTATGTTCGGTTGGGTAGCTGGTGCGGTTCCTGCCATTATTGACGCGACAATTGTTGTAAACCACGTTATGCATAATACTAAATGGGTTCCTGGACATTTCCATACGTACATGGGCATGGGTGTAGTTGCCATGATTTTCGGATTTATGTACTACTTTAATAAAACAGAAGGTACACAAAAGCAAACTGGGCTTGATAAATTTGCGATTTCAATTTACTTCTTATTCTTTACCGGAATTGCTGGCTCGTTTCTTTACGCAGGAAAAATAAGTGCCCCACGACGTTGGGCTGAACATTTGCCAGAATGGACCGGTTCAGACCAAGTGGGAGCCCTTTGTGGTATCTTTGTCATTGTAGCCTCAATTATTTTTACCATTAGATTTTTCAATGGATTAAAAACGGTTGGTAAGCAAACAGACATCAAAATTTCAAAAGCTGCCTCGTAA
- a CDS encoding homogentisate 1,2-dioxygenase, which yields MYYRQMGKIPHKRHTMFKKEDGSLYREQVMGTRGFSGTQSILYHQYMPTEIVKSELISTYLPEYEEQQSLKHRHFFTSKADKQGDGLTARNYLLGNQDLLIGTAKVTKPMKSFYRNGDGDEMLYIHHGTGKLETMFGTISYRPGDYIIVPIGTIYRVVPNEKEKTQMLFVESFSQITTPRRYRNEYGQLLEHSPFCERDIRGPETLVSYDKKGEFEVLTKSRGVISSHILGHHPLDVIGWDGYLYPWAFNIGDFEPITGRVHQPPPVHQTFEGNNFVVCSFVPRLYDYHPEAIPAPYYHSNVNSDELLYYVEGNFMSRKGVQEGSITLHPGGIPHGPHPGKTEASIGKKETLELAVMIDTFHPLKIVKTAQEIEDPGYMFTWNEN from the coding sequence ATGTATTACCGGCAAATGGGAAAAATTCCGCATAAACGGCATACGATGTTTAAAAAAGAAGATGGTAGTCTGTATCGTGAACAGGTAATGGGGACGAGAGGGTTCTCAGGAACCCAATCTATCCTTTACCATCAGTACATGCCAACGGAAATAGTAAAGTCAGAACTAATCAGTACTTATTTGCCTGAATATGAAGAACAGCAGTCTTTGAAGCATCGGCACTTTTTTACTAGTAAGGCGGATAAGCAAGGGGATGGTCTAACTGCTCGAAATTATCTTTTAGGAAATCAGGACTTACTAATTGGAACGGCAAAAGTGACTAAACCGATGAAAAGCTTCTATCGAAATGGTGATGGGGATGAAATGCTGTATATTCATCATGGTACCGGGAAGTTGGAGACAATGTTTGGTACCATTTCTTATCGACCAGGGGATTATATAATTGTCCCCATTGGAACTATCTACCGTGTAGTGCCAAATGAAAAAGAAAAAACACAAATGTTATTCGTGGAGTCCTTTAGCCAGATTACTACCCCTAGACGTTATCGGAATGAATATGGTCAGCTTCTCGAACATAGCCCGTTCTGTGAACGTGACATACGCGGACCTGAAACCCTTGTTTCTTATGATAAAAAGGGTGAATTTGAGGTATTAACGAAATCAAGAGGGGTCATTTCTTCTCATATTCTTGGTCATCATCCGCTTGATGTAATTGGCTGGGATGGGTATTTATATCCTTGGGCGTTTAATATAGGCGATTTTGAGCCTATTACAGGTAGGGTTCATCAGCCACCTCCCGTACATCAGACATTTGAAGGAAATAATTTTGTTGTTTGTTCTTTCGTACCACGCCTGTATGACTATCATCCTGAAGCCATTCCTGCACCGTATTATCACAGTAATGTGAATAGTGATGAGCTCCTTTATTATGTGGAAGGAAATTTCATGAGTCGTAAGGGAGTCCAAGAGGGTTCAATCACACTCCATCCAGGTGGCATACCCCATGGTCCACACCCTGGTAAAACGGAGGCAAGTATTGGGAAAAAAGAAACGCTTGAACTAGCTGTTATGATCGATACCTTCCATCCTCTTAAGATTGTAAAAACCGCACAAGAGATAGAAGATCCCGGCTATATGTTTACTTGGAATGAGAATTAA
- the hppD gene encoding 4-hydroxyphenylpyruvate dioxygenase translates to MKENRLTAEQLVDDFFPVRDVDYIEIYTGNAKQACHFFCTAFGFQPVAYSGLETGNRESVSYCLKQRNIRLVITGTYKEDNRVAQFVKKHGDGVKDVALLVDNVEKAFEEAVNRGAIAIAPPFEMKDGQGTIKKAVLGTYGDTIHTLIERKNYQGAFLPGFEPYSVALPIEDAGLIGIDHVVGNVESMEEWVEYYSKVMGFKEMKHFSDKDITTEYSALMSKVMHNGGRIKFPINEPAEGKRKSQIQEYLEFYNGPGVQHLAILTEDIVSTVTTLKKNGVEFLKTPATYYESLGERIGKIDEEIEKLRELNILVDRDDEGYLLQIFTKPIVDRPTLFIEIIQRKGARGFGEGNFKALFESIEREQERRGNL, encoded by the coding sequence ATGAAAGAAAATAGATTAACAGCAGAACAACTTGTAGATGATTTTTTTCCTGTAAGAGATGTGGATTATATTGAAATCTACACTGGAAATGCTAAGCAGGCTTGTCACTTTTTTTGCACGGCTTTTGGTTTTCAACCAGTTGCTTATTCTGGACTTGAAACGGGAAATCGTGAAAGCGTTTCCTATTGTTTAAAACAACGAAATATTCGTCTTGTTATTACTGGTACCTATAAGGAGGACAACAGGGTTGCACAGTTTGTAAAGAAACACGGTGATGGTGTGAAAGACGTAGCGTTATTGGTTGATAATGTAGAAAAAGCATTCGAGGAAGCTGTAAATAGAGGGGCAATTGCTATAGCTCCCCCATTTGAAATGAAAGACGGTCAAGGGACAATTAAGAAAGCCGTTCTTGGTACATATGGTGACACCATCCATACGTTAATTGAACGGAAAAACTACCAAGGTGCTTTTTTACCAGGATTTGAACCATATTCAGTTGCATTGCCAATTGAGGATGCAGGATTAATCGGTATTGATCACGTGGTTGGTAACGTTGAAAGTATGGAAGAGTGGGTGGAGTACTATTCAAAAGTAATGGGCTTCAAAGAAATGAAGCATTTCTCTGACAAGGACATTACCACGGAATATTCTGCACTAATGTCAAAGGTTATGCACAATGGTGGTCGGATTAAGTTTCCTATCAATGAACCTGCAGAGGGGAAGCGGAAATCCCAAATTCAAGAGTATCTAGAATTCTATAATGGACCAGGAGTGCAGCACTTAGCGATTTTAACTGAAGATATCGTTTCAACAGTAACCACTTTAAAGAAGAATGGTGTGGAGTTCCTCAAGACACCTGCTACTTATTATGAATCATTAGGTGAGCGGATTGGAAAAATTGATGAGGAAATAGAAAAGCTTAGGGAGTTAAATATCTTAGTAGACCGTGATGATGAGGGATATTTACTGCAGATCTTTACAAAGCCAATCGTTGATCGCCCTACATTATTTATTGAAATCATTCAACGTAAAGGAGCCAGAGGCTTCGGGGAAGGAAACTTCAAGGCACTATTTGAGTCGATAGAGCGTGAACAAGAACGACGCGGCAATCTATAA
- a CDS encoding cation:proton antiporter — protein sequence MELIFELAIILLASKLAGDISVKLGQPSVLGKLLIGIVLGPAVLGLVSETKTLEEISQIGVILLMFIAGLETDVNEFKRSGKASALVGVSGIVVPLFVGYIAGIIMNMTNIEAMFLGLLLSATSVSISVQALKELNKMQSKEGITILGAAVIDDVLVIIALAFLMSMAGGDVNLSMVIIKKVLFFGGSFLVAWKIVPWVLKKFAPLKVTESLISAALIICFLYAYVAEITGVAAIIGAYIAGVAISVTDYKHEIFEKVETIGYSIFVPVFFTSIGVKASFDGITQHIGLIIGLSVLAILTKLVGAAVGARMAKFPWRSSLGIGAAMVSRGEVALIIATIGLETKLINQELFAILVIVVLITTIVTPPMMKYFFNTRSDVREMKPSA from the coding sequence ATGGAATTAATTTTCGAATTAGCAATTATTCTACTTGCCTCTAAATTAGCAGGTGACATTAGTGTAAAATTAGGTCAGCCATCCGTTTTAGGTAAGCTGTTGATTGGAATCGTTTTAGGTCCTGCTGTGCTGGGACTTGTTTCAGAAACAAAAACGTTAGAAGAAATAAGTCAAATAGGTGTCATTTTATTAATGTTTATAGCTGGACTGGAGACTGATGTTAATGAGTTCAAACGATCTGGGAAAGCTTCGGCATTAGTAGGTGTAAGTGGGATAGTTGTACCCTTATTTGTAGGTTATATAGCAGGAATCATAATGAATATGACAAACATTGAGGCCATGTTTTTAGGCTTATTACTCTCAGCTACAAGTGTAAGTATATCTGTTCAAGCTCTTAAAGAGTTAAATAAGATGCAGTCGAAAGAAGGAATAACCATTTTGGGTGCCGCGGTAATCGATGATGTTCTTGTCATTATCGCATTAGCGTTTTTAATGAGCATGGCAGGTGGAGACGTTAACTTAAGTATGGTCATTATTAAAAAGGTACTATTCTTTGGAGGATCTTTTTTAGTAGCTTGGAAGATTGTTCCTTGGGTCCTTAAGAAATTTGCTCCGTTAAAGGTAACTGAATCCCTCATTTCAGCCGCACTAATTATTTGCTTTTTGTATGCCTATGTAGCAGAAATAACCGGTGTTGCGGCAATTATAGGAGCGTATATTGCTGGAGTAGCTATAAGCGTGACCGATTACAAGCATGAAATTTTTGAAAAGGTAGAGACTATTGGCTATTCTATTTTCGTACCTGTTTTCTTTACTTCCATCGGCGTAAAGGCAAGCTTTGATGGAATCACTCAACACATAGGTCTTATTATTGGGCTTAGTGTACTAGCGATTTTAACTAAATTGGTTGGAGCGGCTGTAGGAGCAAGAATGGCAAAATTCCCTTGGAGAAGCTCTCTTGGGATTGGAGCTGCAATGGTCTCACGTGGAGAAGTCGCCTTAATTATTGCGACAATCGGGCTTGAAACCAAGTTAATTAACCAAGAACTTTTTGCAATCTTAGTTATTGTCGTCCTAATAACTACTATAGTTACTCCACCAATGATGAAATACTTTTTTAATACGCGTTCTGATGTAAGAGAAATGAAGCCATCTGCTTGA
- a CDS encoding ABC transporter permease → MFTAIFGSFEAGIIYAIMALGVYLSFRILDFPDLTVDGSFVTGAAISAVMIANGANPFLATIMALFAGFAAGCMTGLLHTFGRINNLLSGILMMIALYSINLRIMGRSNIPLLNTDTAFTKISSLFEKTGIDSFFNSILSLIGLGDSLPETWGILIFMIIVTLLIKFLTDVFLQTEIGLAVRATGDNKRMIRSLSANTNLLVVLGLGLSNALVAFSGALIAQQGGFADVGMGIGMIVIGLASVIIGEALFGTKTIARTTLAVIGGSIIYRIVVTLALRVEFLDPGDMKLITALIVIIALTTPKIIEGSRERKRKAIRRNERINMVQASAVAKGENHAALKSDS, encoded by the coding sequence ATGTTTACAGCCATATTTGGATCTTTTGAGGCAGGTATCATCTATGCGATTATGGCGCTGGGCGTCTATCTTTCCTTTCGCATTTTAGATTTTCCTGATTTAACAGTGGATGGAAGTTTTGTAACGGGAGCAGCGATTTCAGCTGTCATGATCGCAAATGGGGCAAATCCATTTTTAGCGACAATCATGGCTTTGTTTGCCGGATTTGCAGCTGGCTGTATGACAGGCCTTCTACACACATTTGGAAGAATTAATAACCTGCTTTCAGGTATCCTTATGATGATCGCTCTTTACTCTATTAACCTTAGAATCATGGGTCGTTCAAATATACCTTTATTAAATACGGATACGGCTTTTACAAAAATAAGTAGTTTATTTGAAAAGACAGGAATTGATTCTTTTTTTAATAGTATTCTTTCACTGATAGGTCTTGGTGACAGTCTTCCAGAAACATGGGGGATATTGATTTTTATGATTATTGTTACCTTGCTGATTAAGTTCTTAACCGATGTTTTCTTACAAACAGAAATTGGGCTTGCTGTAAGGGCAACAGGTGATAATAAACGAATGATTCGAAGCCTTTCAGCCAATACCAACCTTCTTGTTGTTCTTGGATTAGGCTTATCAAATGCATTAGTTGCGTTCTCAGGTGCACTCATTGCACAACAAGGTGGATTTGCGGATGTTGGTATGGGAATAGGAATGATTGTCATTGGATTGGCATCGGTAATAATCGGTGAAGCTTTATTTGGTACAAAGACGATTGCGAGAACTACACTCGCCGTTATTGGGGGATCCATTATATATCGAATAGTGGTTACATTAGCTTTACGAGTTGAATTCTTAGATCCGGGCGATATGAAACTAATTACTGCACTCATTGTTATTATTGCATTAACTACACCGAAAATTATAGAAGGTTCTAGAGAGAGAAAGCGGAAAGCGATAAGACGAAACGAAAGAATAAACATGGTACAGGCTTCCGCAGTGGCAAAGGGGGAAAATCATGCTGCACTTAAGTCAGATTCATAA
- a CDS encoding ABC transporter substrate-binding protein: MKKTARALSFALAGMLMLAGCGSKESSGETGKGGAEKEFKIGITQFAPHPSLDAATEGFKKALKDKGIKATFDEQNAQADMNNTQTIANNFVGDKVDLIFANATPSATAALNATKEIPIIFTSVTDPVGAGLVEAFDKPGKNITGTTDNHPDATKKTINFITEEVKAKKVGVIYNSGEQNSVVQIKEVKKLAEEKGAKLVEVSVSTTAEVKQAAESLVGRVDAIYIPTDNTVVTALDSVIAIANSKKIPLFVGELDSMKKGAVAASGFSYFDLGYQSGLMAAEILSGKKKPSEIPVQLPSSLKLVINKSAAEAQGLKVKDDWKKLGEFYDGK, encoded by the coding sequence ATGAAGAAAACAGCTCGAGCATTATCTTTTGCATTAGCAGGGATGCTGATGTTAGCAGGTTGTGGCAGTAAGGAATCTTCAGGAGAAACAGGAAAGGGTGGGGCAGAGAAAGAATTTAAAATTGGCATTACACAATTTGCGCCTCATCCATCTTTAGATGCTGCGACAGAAGGCTTTAAAAAAGCATTAAAGGACAAGGGGATAAAAGCTACATTCGATGAACAAAATGCACAAGCAGACATGAATAACACCCAAACCATTGCCAATAACTTTGTTGGAGACAAAGTAGATTTAATATTTGCAAATGCTACTCCAAGTGCGACAGCAGCATTGAATGCGACGAAGGAAATTCCTATCATTTTCACTTCTGTTACAGACCCTGTAGGAGCGGGATTAGTTGAAGCATTCGATAAACCAGGGAAAAATATTACAGGTACAACTGACAATCATCCTGATGCAACGAAAAAAACAATTAACTTTATTACAGAAGAAGTGAAAGCCAAAAAGGTAGGAGTCATCTACAACTCTGGAGAACAAAATTCTGTTGTTCAGATTAAAGAAGTGAAGAAGCTGGCAGAAGAGAAGGGAGCAAAACTTGTAGAAGTTTCCGTGTCTACGACTGCTGAAGTAAAACAGGCCGCTGAATCTCTTGTAGGTCGAGTGGATGCTATCTATATACCAACAGATAATACAGTTGTTACTGCCCTTGATTCTGTTATAGCGATTGCAAATAGCAAAAAGATTCCATTGTTCGTAGGTGAACTGGATTCGATGAAAAAAGGAGCGGTTGCTGCAAGTGGTTTTAGTTACTTTGATCTCGGCTATCAATCTGGTTTAATGGCAGCTGAAATTTTATCTGGAAAGAAAAAGCCATCAGAAATCCCAGTTCAACTTCCAAGCAGCTTAAAACTAGTCATTAATAAGTCTGCAGCTGAAGCACAAGGATTAAAGGTTAAAGATGATTGGAAGAAGCTTGGAGAGTTTTACGACGGAAAATAA
- a CDS encoding fumarylacetoacetate hydrolase family protein — protein MKFVTFEKADKTIRSGWLDGDFVVDMYEVSDGKLPESMLEFLDNSEENMKLVMNLAPVTSEQKGRYPLSEIRLKAPLPMPRSFRDFYAFEQHVKTARENRGLEMIPEWYEIPVFYFSNHLAIKGPNDAIMMPNECEWLDYELEIGCIIGKKGNNIRAEDADHYIFGYCILNDWSARDLQRKEMKVGLGPAKGKDFSTSIGPWIVSKEELESFRAGKGYDLPMMARVNGTLLSNGNMKELHYSFGEMIERASAGVTLYPGEMIGSGTVGTGCILELGQKVHRWLLPGDLVELEIEHLGILCNKITDGNEVK, from the coding sequence ATGAAATTTGTAACCTTTGAAAAAGCAGACAAAACAATTAGATCTGGGTGGCTGGATGGTGACTTTGTGGTGGATATGTACGAGGTATCTGATGGCAAACTGCCTGAAAGCATGCTGGAGTTTTTAGATAATAGCGAAGAAAATATGAAATTGGTGATGAATCTCGCTCCAGTAACTAGTGAACAAAAAGGAAGGTATCCATTAAGTGAAATTCGATTAAAAGCACCTCTTCCCATGCCTAGGAGCTTTCGTGATTTTTATGCGTTTGAACAACATGTAAAAACAGCAAGGGAAAACAGGGGGCTTGAAATGATTCCGGAATGGTACGAAATCCCTGTTTTTTATTTTTCTAATCATCTAGCAATTAAGGGTCCAAATGATGCTATCATGATGCCAAATGAATGTGAATGGCTAGATTACGAGTTGGAAATTGGCTGTATCATTGGGAAAAAAGGTAACAACATTCGAGCTGAAGACGCCGATCACTATATTTTTGGTTATTGCATATTAAATGATTGGAGCGCAAGGGACCTACAAAGGAAAGAAATGAAGGTGGGGCTTGGTCCGGCAAAGGGGAAGGACTTTTCAACTTCTATTGGTCCATGGATTGTTTCGAAAGAAGAATTGGAGTCGTTTAGGGCCGGCAAGGGTTATGATCTACCAATGATGGCGCGTGTGAATGGTACCTTGCTTTCGAATGGAAATATGAAGGAACTTCATTATTCTTTTGGAGAGATGATAGAGAGAGCCTCAGCGGGCGTTACACTTTACCCTGGAGAAATGATTGGTTCAGGAACAGTTGGTACAGGATGTATTCTCGAACTTGGTCAAAAGGTACACAGATGGCTTTTACCAGGTGACTTAGTAGAATTAGAAATTGAACATCTTGGTATCCTTTGTAATAAAATTACGGATGGAAATGAGGTGAAATAA